The Ancylothrix sp. D3o sequence CAGCCTCGGTAACTTTTCCCACCGGCTGCGAAGGCAAATTTTTGCGCTTACGATAAGTATCATAAGAAGCCTGACTGATGCCACGATAAACCGTTCCTGCTAAATCATCTGGGTGGCCGGCGCCCCCTTCCCATTTCAGTGTAAATTGCAATGCAGTTTTAAAAGCATCTGTTGTTTGAGTCATACTTTTGTCCGTCAAATCTCAAGTTTTCCCTTAACTTAAAGCTTCGCTTACTTTTTCCTTTCCCCCGGAAAACTTTAGCTAAAATTTATACTTCGGGCCGGTTCGTGAGCCGCCATTGGTGATTGCCTACTGTTTGGTGGCGAAGGGGGAAGAATTTTTCATTTTTTCTCCATGAATTCCCATTCAACAATTTACAGCCACCCCACTTATTTCCTCTCAATCTACTTCAAAACTTTCGGCAAATTTATCTAAAAATTCGTCTAATACTTCTGAAGAAATCGCTAGGTTGACATCTTCCCCATTTTCTTTTTTAGAGCGATTAACTCCCACGACTTCACCATCTAAATTAATGAGAGGCCCGCCGGAATAGACGGAATTAATTGCTTTATTAGTTTCCAAAATTATCACTCCTATTTCATCTTCCTTTTCTCCATAATTATCGGGATAGCGAATTTGTTGAATTACCCCTTGGGAGATGAGCGAAGAAAATTCCTCCACAGGATGTGCCACTGCAATCACCCGCTGGCCGGCATCCACATAAGGACAAAATTCTAAAACAGGGTATTCTGGATCGCCGCTTTCAGTTTCTACGCCGGTTTGGGGGTCAATAGTATAATCGGTAGCCAGCAAAATTGCTAAATCTAATTCTGAGTTGCCGGTGAACACAACTTGAGCAATTCTCAACTCGCCTCTATCGGTGGCAACTAAAACTAATTCCCCCTCATCTTCCTCATAAATTGAATTTTCATCCGCTATTTTTTCAACCAAATTGTAGTTGGTAATAATCGCGTCAGAATCTACAAAGAAACCACTTCCTGAAGCAATTTGCTTTTGGGTTTGCCAATTTATTACATATATGGAAACCACCGACGGCAAAACAGTTGCCACCACTTCGGCCAGTTTTTTGTCTTGCGCCTTCAGCGCTTTAAATTGTTGTTCTAAAGCTTGATTTTTCCTTTCTATGCAGCGGTGAATTGCCTTTAGGGTTGCTTTTTC is a genomic window containing:
- a CDS encoding serine protease, whose product is MSEANEHLVLEKATLKAIHRCIERKNQALEQQFKALKAQDKKLAEVVATVLPSVVSIYVINWQTQKQIASGSGFFVDSDAIITNYNLVEKIADENSIYEEDEGELVLVATDRGELRIAQVVFTGNSELDLAILLATDYTIDPQTGVETESGDPEYPVLEFCPYVDAGQRVIAVAHPVEEFSSLISQGVIQQIRYPDNYGEKEDEIGVIILETNKAINSVYSGGPLINLDGEVVGVNRSKKENGEDVNLAISSEVLDEFLDKFAESFEVD